GGTGCAGTGTGTGAGATAGCAGACGTGGACCGACTACGCGCAGAGGCCCCGGCTGGCGTATTCGCTTATCTGCATTCGCTACTCAAGGAGGCCGCGTGTCCAATTCATCCACACTCGAATTCGATCTCGCCATCATCGGTTCCGGCGGCGGAGCGTTCGCTGCGGCTATTCGAGCGACCAGCCTCGGCAAGCAGGTCGTCATGATCGAACGCAACACGATCGGTGGCACCTGCGTGAACACCGGATGTATTCCCTCGAAAGCGCTGTTGGCTGCGGCTGATGCACGCCACATTGCTCTGGAGGCGAGCCGGTTTCCGGGCATCAGGTCCACCGCCGACTCTGTCGACATGCCGGGGCTCATTCGAGGTAAGAACGTGCTGATCGAGAATATGCGGGCCTCGAAATACGTGGACCTCATTAACGCTTACGGATGGCAACTGCTGCACGGAGATGCTGCCTTCGCCGGGTCCGCCACCGACCCGGTGCTTGCGGTTACCGGCTCAGACGGTGCCGTTCAAACCGTGCGCGCAGCCCACTACTTGATTGCGACAGGGTCGACCCCGTGGGCGCCGCCGATAGACGGATTGGCGGATGTCGATTACCTGACCTCAACCAGCGCCATGGAGCTCGAAGACGTTCCGCAGTCGCTGCTTGTGCTCGGCGGTGGCTACGTCGCACTCGAACAGTCGCAACTGTTCGCCCGCCTCGGCTCGGAGGTGACAATGCTTGTGCGATCACGGCTGGCGTCGGCGGAAGAGCCGGAAGCCTCGCACGCGCTGGCCGACGTCTTCGCCGACGAAGGCATCCGCGTTGTTGCTCGCGCGAGGATGACCGCGGTGCGCACCGACCGGCAATCCGGTCAGGTTGTGGCGACCGCAGTTGTGGACGGCGGGCGAAAGGAGTTCCGAGCCGACCGGCTTCTCGTTGCCACCGGCCGGCGCCCGGTCACCGCCGGCTTGAACCTCACCACCGTGGGTGTTGAGGTCGGGGAGAAAGGCGAGGTGGTGGTCGACACGATGCTGGCGAGTACGAACTCGAGGATCTGGGCCGCCGGCGACGTCACCGGATACCGCGAGTTCGTCTACGTCGCCGCGAACAACGGCGCCTTGGCAGTGGAGAATGCGTTCACCAACGCCGGCCGCGAGGTCGACTACCGCCACCTGCCTCGTGTTGTGTTCACCAGCCCTGCATTGGCCGCGGTGGGAATGACAGATCAGCAAGCAAATGCGACAGGCATCCGCTGTCAATGCGGGGTGATCCCGCTGGAGTTCGTGCCCCGTGCACTGGTCAATCGCGATACGCGCGGGGTCATCAAGCTCGTTGCCGACCGCGACTCCGGGCGTATTCTCGGCATCACAGCGGTCGCGAAAGACGCCGGAGAAATCGCCGCCGCTGGTGTCTACATTCTTGAGGCCGGGATGACGGTCGACCAAGTCGCCCACATGTGGAGCCCATATCTGACGATGGCCGAAGGCATCAAGATCGCGGCACAGTCCTACACGACCGACGTTTCGATGCTTTCCTGCTGCGCCATCTGAACCCGCCGTGATGGCCGGGCGCCATCGTCAGTCGCTCTCATGCGGCCGCGGCTGCGAGTTGACCTCGTCGGCGGCCGGTCGCGGTAACAGGAACAGCGACGTCGCATAACAGAGCAACGCGATAGCAGTAGCGACTGCCATCCCGAATGAGGCGCCCTCTGCCTGGCTGCCGATGAAACCGGTTCCAGACACCCACGCCATCAGAACCGCGAGCATGCCCACGATCGCGAGAACGAGATGCAGGATGCTGCGGATCGACGCCGCGCGCACGATCACCGAGATTCCGGCCAGAACGATCAGCGTGCCCAGAATTGCGTGTAGGGCAACGCTCACCGGGCCTGATCCGACCGCTGCGCCGAACGCGGCGAACAGTGAGGTGCCTTTGTCGGCGGCAGGTAGTTTGGCGTAGAGATTGACGAAGGTGCCGAGGGCGAACTCGACAACCAGCAAGATGACTGCGATGTACAGCTGGAGTCGTAATCCGCTGAGCGCGCGCACAGACATCCGCTTCTCGAGGGCAGCAGTCATGGCAGATCCTTTCGAAGAATGGGGTGGGACGACACCAATCCTGGCCGCGTGCGCCGCCGGGGGCGTCCTCCCGTCAGAGGCACTCGCTCTACTCCGCCGGGCGTAGTGCCCTCCCGAAGACGTCGAGCTGTTGGTCGGCGCAGTCCACGGATGTGGCTGTGCGGTTGACGCCGTTCGGACCGGCGGAGGAGAGTTGACTCACTAATCCCCACGACTGGAGGCGCAGATGGTCGA
The Rathayibacter sp. SW19 DNA segment above includes these coding regions:
- the merA gene encoding mercury(II) reductase, translated to MSNSSTLEFDLAIIGSGGGAFAAAIRATSLGKQVVMIERNTIGGTCVNTGCIPSKALLAAADARHIALEASRFPGIRSTADSVDMPGLIRGKNVLIENMRASKYVDLINAYGWQLLHGDAAFAGSATDPVLAVTGSDGAVQTVRAAHYLIATGSTPWAPPIDGLADVDYLTSTSAMELEDVPQSLLVLGGGYVALEQSQLFARLGSEVTMLVRSRLASAEEPEASHALADVFADEGIRVVARARMTAVRTDRQSGQVVATAVVDGGRKEFRADRLLVATGRRPVTAGLNLTTVGVEVGEKGEVVVDTMLASTNSRIWAAGDVTGYREFVYVAANNGALAVENAFTNAGREVDYRHLPRVVFTSPALAAVGMTDQQANATGIRCQCGVIPLEFVPRALVNRDTRGVIKLVADRDSGRILGITAVAKDAGEIAAAGVYILEAGMTVDQVAHMWSPYLTMAEGIKIAAQSYTTDVSMLSCCAI